One genomic window of Danaus plexippus chromosome 23, MEX_DaPlex, whole genome shotgun sequence includes the following:
- the LOC116774908 gene encoding facilitated trehalose transporter Tret1-like yields MFGFDIQEVKLKWRQYLAASLASYGSLCTGMSMGWTSPVFPQLRSVNSPLAEPPTLQQESWIGSLLVLGGLLGPLITVPLSNRIGRRYVIMISNIPLLLGWLLAGVASDLPTLYAARIMWGCATGMQFATVPLYIGEIAEDKIRGSLSALFLLFINIGFLLAYAIGPHSSYWGLTASGGILSLFYVPFTWIIPETPFFLVYKDKTEEAIQVLQQLRGSSKEAVQDELDGLRAMVQREFKTEPSVRDLWASSGNLKALGICVFLAMLLQLSGIDVLLFYMEELLEKVGTKISAADGTVIMGVVQVVTSCITPLVVDRLGRKLLMWTTSLGLAVFLSVIGVYALLDSHFKYNVEPYAFLPLLCLVVYMVLFTLGVGPVPWILVAEMFPPRSKCLASGVASFMCWLAGFVWTRFFREVAASYGIYTAFWILAVCCFLGFLFSASPLLPETKGKTFDEIQDILNKRTTDPKPEAV; encoded by the exons ATGTTCGGTTTTGACATTCAGGAAGTCAAATTAAAATGGCGGCAATATTTGGCAGCGTCGTTGG CGAGTTACGGCAGTCTCTGTACTGGCATGTCTATGGGTTGGACCTCGCCGGTGTTCCCCCAGCTACGATCTGTGAACTCACCGCTAGCGGAACCCCCGACCTTACAACAAGAATCTTGGATTGGATCGCTTTTGGTACTAGGAGGATTATTAG GTCCGTTGATAACAGTTCCGCTGTCAAATAGGATCGGCAGACGTTACGTTATCATGATCTCCAATATTCCTCTGCTCCTCGGCTGGCTGCTGGCCGGAGTCGCCTCTGACTTGCCCACGCTATACGCGGCCCGCATCATGTGGGGCTGCGCCACGGGCATGCAGTTCGCCACAGTGCCTTTATACATCGGTGAGATCGCTGAG GACAAAATCCGCGGTTCCCTTAGCGCTCTCTTCCTACTTTTCATCAACATCGGCTTCCTGCTCGCGTACGCGATCGGTCCGCATTCCTCGTACTGGGGTCTGACCGCATCAGGCGGTATACTGTCGCTGTTCTACGTACCGTTCACTTGGATTATACCGGAGACGCCATTCTTCCTTGTCTACAAAG ACAAAACTGAAGAGGCTATACAAGTATTGCAACAACTCCGCGGCAGCTCCAAGGAAGCTGTTCAAGACGAGCTCGACGGTCTGCGAGCGATGGTTCAGAGAGAGTTCAAAACGGAACCCAGCGTTAGAGACCTCTGGGCGAGTTCCGGAAATTTGAAGGCTTTGG GTATATGCGTGTTCCTCGCCATGCTGCTCCAGCTGTCCGGGATCGATGTGTTACTGTTTTACATGGAGGAGCTCTTAGAGAAGGTCGGGACGAAAATATCAGCCGCCGACGGAACCGTCATCATGGGAGTCGTTcaa GTCGTGACGAGTTGTATAACGCCGCTCGTAGTGGACAGGCTCGGCAGAAAACTGCTCATGTGGACGACCTCCCTCGGCCTGGCTGTATTCCTA AGTGTAATAGGCGTCTACGCGTTGTTGGACTCTCATTTTAAGTATAACGTGGAACCTTACGCCTTCCTGCCTCTGCTGTGTCTCGTCGTCTACATGGTGCTGTTTACTTTGG GTGTGGGTCCGGTCCCCTGGATACTGGTCGCGGAGATGTTCCCTCCTCGTAGTAAATGCCTCGCCAGCGGCGTCGCCTCCTTCATGTGCTGGCTCGCGGGCTTCGTGTGGACGAG ATTCTTCCGCGAGGTCGCTGCGTCTTACGGTATCTACACGGCCTTCTGGATCCTGGCTGTTTGTTGTTTCCTGGGCTTCCTCTTCTCTGCGAGTCCGCTGTTACCGGAAACGAAGGGCAAGACCTTCGATGAAATACAGGATATACTTAATAAGAG AACAACGGACCCAAAGCCCGAGGCTGTATAG
- the LOC116774885 gene encoding exosome complex component CSL4, with the protein METETMKEVGKICIPGMRLSSSDKGHLAGPGTYELKGYIYSMLTGVLKTEEDEERKATRICVVSPRTPSVLPVTGDIVTAKVTVVNSRQVNCIILCVGPSPLVRPYRGILKKEDIKFTDKDRIDPYKCFRPGDIILARVLPMTEIHWYHLSTAENELGVVIATAEGSPQGISMVPISWSEMQCPKTLAKEPRKVARVIPENINQALFPVDSKEPQKENGIGNK; encoded by the exons ATGGAGACTGAAACCATGAAGGAAGTTGGCAAAATATGTATCCCGGGAATGAGGTTAAGTTCATCAGACAAAGGTCATTTAGCCGGACCGGGAACTTATGAATTAAAAGGTTATATCTATTCAATGTTGACAGGAGTGTTAAAAACCGAAGAAGACGAAGAAAGGAAG GCGACAAGAATATGTGTAGTTAGTCCAAGGACACCAAGTGTACTGCCAGTAACAGGGGATATTGTCACAGCTAAAGTAACTGTAGTTAATTCAAGACAAGTCAATTGTATCATTCTCTGTGTAGGTCCATCTCCACTGGTCAGGCCTTATAGAGGAATCCTTAAAAAGgaagatataaaattcacaGATAAAGATAGAATAGATCCATATAAATGTTTCAGACCAGGCGACATTATATTAGCAAGAGTT ttgCCCATGACTGAAATACATTGGTATCATCTGTCTACTGCGGAAAATGAACTTGGAGTGGTGATTGCAACTGCCGAGGGTTCACCTCAAGGAATAAGTATGGTGCCTATAAGCTGGTCTGAAATGCAATGCCCAAAAACTCTTGCTAAAGAACCTAGAAAAGTGGCCAGAGTTATACCGGAAAATATAAACCAAGCTCTATTTCCAGTGGATTCTAAGGAACCACAGAAAGAAAATGGCATtggaaataaatag
- the LOC116774948 gene encoding coatomer subunit alpha: MLTKFETKSARVKGISFHAKRPWVLTSLHNGVIQLWDYRMCTLLEKFDEHDGPVRGICFHIQQPLFVSGGDDYKIKVWNYKQRRCLFTLLGHLDYIRTTFFHHEYPWILSASDDQTIRIWNWQSRQCISVLTGHNHYVMCAQFHPTEDLLVSASLDQSVRVWDFSGLRKKSVAPGPTGLADHLRNPQATDLFGQADAVVKHVLEGHDRGVNWASFHPNLPLIVSAADDRQVKLWRMNDAKAWEVDTCRGHYNNVSCALFHARHELILSNSEDKSIRVWDMTKRVCLHTFRREHERYWVLSSHPTLNLFAAGHDAGMILFKLQRERPAYAIHNNMLFYIKDRQLRKLDMSTNRDAPVMQIKGGGRHQPYSMSLNHAEWCVLVSWRVGDTHTYELYNVSRDGEAASTAEPMRGHATTAVWVARNRFAVLEKNNQLIIKNLKNEVSKKIATPTCEEIMYAGTGMLLLREVDAVQLLDVQQKRTVASVKVSKCRYAIWNSDMSLVALLGKHTVTICTKKLEQLCSITEGARVKSGAFDDSNSHPVFIYTTANHIKYCCKEGDHGIIRTLDVPVYAVKVIANEAGARVVCLDREARPKVLNIDPTEYRFKLALVTRQYDQVLHMVRTAKLVGQSIIAYLQDKGYPEVALHFVKDARTRLELSLQCGNIEVALEAAKSLDDPDAWEKLADAARNAGNHQIVEMCYQRTKNFDKLSFLYLITGNLDKLRKMMKIAEIRKDVSSQFQGALLLGDVAERIRLLKNAGQLSLAYLTAINHKQTSEAEQLKVALEAANLPVPNKNPKAVVLRPPVPVQKAQSNWPLLSISKSFFEVAGARSEGPRVAGQEAIHEDEPLEATGAWGDDDLGDNKEVDGDVVIDQEDACEDGGWDVGDEDLDLPELPPVAAEESSESSFFVAPPRGTRAPAVLRTAHDHVATGNIEGAMRLLNEQVGIVNFEPYLETFLSMYSTARVMFAGLPQLPPLVTLLHRNWKEASGKDLLPVITAKLTDLVNQLQQCYQLTTSGKFPEALVRLERVVRLVPLLVVDTRQELVEAQQLMTISREYLLGLRMETARKAMPKNTLEEQIRTCEMAAYFTHCKLQPVHQILTLRTALNMFFKLKNYKTAASFARRLLELGPRPEVAQQARKILQACEKTPTDEHQLSYDEHNPFNICGISYKPIYRGKPEEKCSLCSASFMPEHKGKLCPVCGVAEIGKDVIGLRICAVQFQR, encoded by the exons ATGCTGACAAAATTCGAAACAAAGTCAGCTAGAGTGAAAGGGATATCGTTTCACGCGAAGCGACCGTGGGTTTTGACGAGTCTTCATAATGGTGTAATTCAACTTTGGGACTATCGTATGTGTACATTGCTGGAGAAATTTGATGAACATGATGGTCCCGTCCGCGGTATTTGCTTCCACATTCAACAGCCTTTGTTCGTTTCCGGCGGTgacgattataaaataaag gtttGGAATTACAAGCAAAGAAGATGCCTTTTCACCCTACTCGGTCACTTGGACTACATTCGCACAACTTTCTTTCATCATGAGTACCCTTGGATCTTAAGTGCTTCAGATGATCAG acAATAAGAATATGGAACTGGCAATCCCGTCAATGCATCAGTGTCCTGACTGGGCACAACCACTATGTAATGTGTGCACAGTTTCATCCCACCGAAGATCTTCTAGTGTCAGCTTCATTGGACCAATCTGTTAGAGTCTGGGACTTCTCTGGGCTGAGGAAGAAGAGTGTGGCACCGGGACCCACAGGGCTAGCCGATCATCTCAGGAATCCACAAGCTACGGACCTCTTTGGACAG gCGGATGCGGTTGTAAAGCATGTGTTGGAAGGGCATGATCGCGGAGTGAACTGGGCGTCTTTCCATCCAAACCTCCCGCTCATAGTGTCCGCAGCTGATGATAGACAAGTCAAACTGTGGCGGATGAACGATGCTAAG GCTTGGGAGGTAGACACGTGCCGCGGGCACTACAACAACGTGTCATGTGCGCTGTTCCACGCCAGACACGAGCTGATACTGTCGAATAGTGAGGATAAATCCATCAGGGTCTGGGATATGACAAAGCGTGTCTGTTTGCACACCTTCAGGAGAGAACACGAACG ctATTGGGTGCTATCATCACATCCGACCCTCAACCTATTTGCCGCTGGTCACGACGCTGGTATGATATTGTTCAAACTTCAACGAGAAAGACCAGCATATgccatacataataatatgctCTTCTATATTAAGGACag ACAGCTTCGTAAACTGGATATGTCAACTAATAGAGATGCCCCGGTTATGCAGATCAAGGGTGGCGGAAGACATCAACCTTACAG TATGTCGCTGAATCACGCTGAGTGGTGCGTGCTTGTGTCGTGGCGTGTTGGTGACACGCATACGTACGAACTATACAACGTTTCGAGAGACGGCGAGGCTGCGAGTACCGCTGAGCCAATGAGGGGACACGCTACTACGGCTGTGTGGGTCGCTAGGAATAGATTTGCTGTATTGGAGAAGAACAATCag CTGATAATAAAGAATCTGAAGAACGAGGTGTCCAAGAAGATAGCGACTCCGACGTGTGAGGAGATCATGTACGCCGGTACTGGGATGCTGTTACTCAGGGAGGTCGATGCTGTGCAGCTCCTGGACGTGCAGCAGAAGAGGACCGTGGCCAGT gtgAAAGTATCCAAATGCCGTTATGCTATTTGGAACTCGGATATGTCGCTAGTGGCGCTCCTTGGGAAGCATACGGTGACGATATGTACCAAGAAGCTAGAACAGCTGTGCTCTATCACCGAAGGGGCGCGGGTCAAGTCGGGGGCGTTTGATGATTCAAACTCACACCCAGTCTTCATATACACGACGGCCAATCACATCAAATATTGCTGCAAAGAAGG AGATCACGGGATTATCCGTACGTTGGATGTGCCGGTGTATGCGGTGAAGGTGATAGCGAACGAAGCCGGGGCGAGAGTTGTATGTCTCGATAGAGAGGCCCGTCCCAAAGTACTCAACATTGACCCCACAGAATACAG GTTCAAATTGGCTCTGGTGACCCGTCAGTACGACCAGGTTCTTCATATGGTGAGAACAGCTAAGCTGGTCGGTCAGAGCATCATAGCGTACTTACAAGACAAag GCTATCCAGAAGTAGCGCTTCACTTCGTGAAGGATGCCCGGACGAGGTTGGAATTGTCACTACAGTGTGGTAACATAGAAGTGGCTTTGGAAGCTGCTAAGAGTTTGGACGATCCTGATGCATGGGAGAAACTCGCTGATGCGGCGAGAAACGCCGGAAACCATCAG ATTGTTGAGATGTGCTACCAGCGTACAAAGAACTTTGACAAGCTCTCGTTCCTGTACCTCATCACCGGCAACCTTGACAAGTTGAGGAAGATGATGAAAATAGCGGAGATAAGAAAAGATGTCTCCTCACAGTTCCAAGGAGCGCTGCTGTTAGGAGATGTGGCTGAGAGAATAAGGCTGTTGAAAAACGCTGGACAG CTCTCCCTGGCATACCTGACAGCGATCAATCACAAGCAGACAAGTGAGGCTGAGCAATTGAAGGTGGCGTTGGAAGCGGCCAATCTCCCCGTACCCAACAAGAACCCTAAAGCTGTCGTTCTGCGACCACCCGTACCTGTACAGAAAGCTCAATCTAACTGGCCGCTTCTATCTATATCTAA GAGCTTCTTCGAAGTCGCGGGTGCACGGTCGGAGGGTCCGAGGGTTGCGGGCCAGGAGGCTATACACGAGGACGAACCTCTGGAAGCAACAGGCGCCTGGGGCGATGATGACTTAGGCGATAACAAG GAGGTTGATGGTGATGTGGTCATTGACCAAGAAGACGCTTGTGAGGACGGAGGCTGGGATGTTGGTGACGAGGACTTGGACCTGCCCGAACTACCACCTGTTGCTG CCGAAGAATCATCTGAGTCCTCGTTCTTCGTCGCTCCGCCCCGCGGGACGCGAGCCCCCGCGGTCTTGAGAACAGCGCACGACCATGTCGCTACAGGAAACATAGAAGGAGCTATGAG GTTACTGAACGAGCAAGTCGGGATTGTGAACTTCGAGCCCTACCTAGAGACATTCCTCTCGATGTATTCCACTGCGAGGGTCATGTTCGCTGGTCTGCCACAGCTGCCGCCGCTGGTGACTCTCTTACACAGAAACTGGAAGGAGGCCAGCGGGAAAGACCTGCTGCCCGTTATCA CCGCCAAGCTGACGGATCTGGTGAACCAGCTGCAGCAGTGCTACCAACTGACCACTAGCGGCAAGTTCCCGGAGGCGCTCGTCCGTCTGGAGAGGGTGGTGAGGCTGGTGCCACTGCTGGTGGTCGACACCCGCCAGGAGCTGGTGGAGGCGCAGCAGCTGATGACCATCAGCAGGGAGTACCTGCTCGGACTCAGGATGGAAACGGCGAGGAAGG CCATGCCGAAGAACACGCTCGAGGAACAAATAAGGACGTGCGAGATGGCAGCTTACTTCACTCACTGCAAGCTGCAGCCGGTCCATCAGATCCTGACGCTGCGGACGGCGCTGAACATGTTCTTCAAGCTGAAGAACTACAAGACGGCTGCGTCGTTCGCGCGGCGGCTGCTGGAGCTGGGACCGAGACCGGAAGTGGCCCAACAGGCGAGGAAAATACTACAGGCCTGCGAAAAAACGCCCACCGACGAACACCAGCTGTCGTACGACGAGCACAATCCGTTCAATATATGCGGGATAAGCTATAAGCCGATATACAGAGGCAAGCCGGAGGAGAAGTGCTCGCTCTGCAGCGCCAGCTTCATGCCCGAGCATAAGGGAAAGCTGTGCCCCGTGTGCGGCGTCGCTGAAATAGGCAAAGACGTCATCGGACTGAGAATCTGTGCTGTCCAGTTTCagagataa
- the LOC116774731 gene encoding solute carrier family 53 member 1: MKFAEHLSAHITPEWRKQYINYEEMKAMLYTAVEEAPSAENVEPEVLSRHFANFDETFFHYCDQELKKINTFYSEKLAEATRKYATLQSELKSRFDTIKPKAGGDSKKAIPRRKVQELKLAFSEFYLSLILLQNYQNLNYTGFRKILKKHDKLLNVSNGAQWRAEHVETSHFYTNKDIDRLISDTEATVTNDLEGGDRQKAMKKLRVPPLGEQQSPWTTFKVGLFSGSFIVLGITVVLSGIFYEGATENFKTAFRLYRGPFLLVEFIFFIGVNVYGWRSSGVNHVLIFELDPRKHLSEQHLMELAAIFGVVWALSILSFIYSESLSIPPYVNPLALVIIMLVFLMNPLRVFRHEARFWFLKICGRILAAPFLPVLFADFWLADQWNSFTYAFLDFHYLIAFYISGADWFNVNNSFESTKWFIITRAIVNIIPAWTRFWQCLRRYRDSKEAFPHLVNAGKYSTTFFVVLFSTLRTIYSVNYTNTYDNPFLYAWLACQAVSSTYTYTWDVKMDWGLLSVRPGAENSFLRDEIVYSPWFYYFAIVEDFVLRFIWAPSFFLTENKIVSSDTMVSILAPLEVFRRFVWNYFRLENEHLNNCGKFRAVRDISVAPLDSSDQALIVRMMDLPDGVLNRNAKKKHLKKIKDNDRKPLLKKESIQDLQIELDLSSKML; the protein is encoded by the exons ATGAAGTTTGCTGAACATCTCAGTGCTCATATAACGCCCGAGTGGCGaaagcaatatataaattatgag GAGATGAAAGCTATGTTATACACGGCTGTTGAAGAGGCACCTTCAGCTGAGAATGTTGAACCAGAAGTACTTTCAAGGCATTTTGCTAATTTCGATGAGACATTCTTTCATTATTGTGATCaggaattaaagaaaattaacacattttattcag AAAAGTTAGCAGAAGCTACAAGGAAGTATGCCACTCTACAAAGTGAGCTTAAATCAAGGTTTGATACAATCAAACCAAAAGCGGGAGGTGATAGCAAAAAGGCAATACCGAGAAGAAAAGTTCAGGAACTAAAGTTGGCCTTCAGTGAATTCTACCTTAGTCTTATATTGTTGCAGAATTatcaaaatcttaattatacaggttttagaaaaatattgaagaaacATGATAAG TTATTAAATGTAAGCAATGGTGCACAATGGAGGGCCGAACACGTGGAGACATCACATTTCTACACAAACAAGGATATAGATAGACTAATAAGCGACACAGAGGCAACCGTCACCAATGACCTAGAAGGCGGCGATCGTCAGAAAGCTATGAAGAAGCTGAGAGTACCACCTCTAGGAGAACAACAGAGCCCTTGGACGACATTCAAAGTGGGGTTGTTCTCTGGATCATTCATTGTCCTGGGGATAACTGTCGTTCTTTCTG GTATTTTCTACGAGGGTGCCACAGAAAATTTCAAGACCGCCTTCCGATTGTACCGCGGTCCGTTCCTCCTCGTggagtttatatttttcatcggCGTCAATGTATACGGCTGGCGGTCGTCGGGAGTCAACCATGTGTTGATCTTCGAGTTGGATCCAAGGAAACATCTCTCCGAGCAGCACTTGATGGAGTTGGCTGCCATTTTCGGTGTCGTGTGGGCCTTGAGTATACTAAGCTTCATATACAGCGAGAGTCTCAGTATACCGCCCTACGTGAACCCTTTGGCCCTCGTCATTATAATGCTAGTGTTCCTCATGAACCCCCTGAGGGTCTTTAGACACGAAGCCAGATTCTGGTTTTTGAAGATATGT GGTAGGATACTAGCGGCGCCGTTTCTGCCGGTTCTGTTCGCTGACTTCTGGCTCGCTGACCAATGGAACTCCTTCACGTACGCCTTCCTCGACTTCCACTACCTTATCGCGTTTTATATATCTGGCGCTGACTGGTTTAATGTCAACA ATTCTTTCGAATCTACAAAATGGTTTATAATAACGAGAGCGATAGTTAACATAATACCCGCATGGACTCGTTTCTGGCAATGCCTCAGAAGATACAGAGACAGCAAGGAAGCCTTCCCCCATTTGGTTAACGCTGGCAAATATTCGACTACCTTCTTCGTTGTTCTATTCTCCACACTCCGGACTATATACAGCG TGAATTACACGAACACGTACGACAATCCGTTCCTGTACGCGTGGCTGGCCTGCCAGGCGGTGTCGTCCACCTACACCTACACGTGGGACGTCAAGATGGACTGGGGCCTGCTGAGCGTGAGACCAGGGGCTGAGAACAGCTTCCTCAGGGACGAGATCGTTTATAGTCCGTGG ttTTATTACTTCGCGATAGTCGAAGACTTTGTGCTTCGCTTCATCTGGGCTCCTTCGTTCTTTTTGACTGAGAATAAGATTGTCAGCAGCGACACCATGGTCTCCATACTCGCGCCGCTGGAGGTGTTCAG GCGTTTCGTATGGAATTACTTCCGATTGGAGAACGAGCATCTAAACAACTGCGGCAAGTTCAGAGCTGTGAGGGATATATCAGTGGCGCCTCTGGACTCCTCGGACCAGGCGCTCATTGTCAGAATGATGGACCTGCCCGATGGAGTACTCAACAG